In Desulfuribacillus alkaliarsenatis, the following proteins share a genomic window:
- a CDS encoding polysaccharide deacetylase family protein, with product MGKDVYYSFKLPKKAIAAFITLIIMIIVIESTWNVSDRLQRSIFGVSMGVTLEGVTIQRHLDHEIRNFIESYAREKKFEAENARIDSIWKGIPGINGIEVDIEKTLNKALSAKRNEDVQFQYRQWEPEVQLKDLGAVPIYRGNSQKQAMALMINVSWGTEWIENILEILEENNVKVTFFVAGDWVEKNHEMLLRIYFAGHEIGSHAYTHRNMSTLDKRELAWEMQKTDQIIQKTLPHITTRLFAPPSGDFNQQVVDVAHSLDKYTVLWTLDTIDWQRPAPSTIVNRIVPKAENGALVLMHPTEPTVEALKTMIPKLSEKGYKLLTVSELLSSQRNDIAIQSDTIGFP from the coding sequence ATGGGAAAGGATGTATATTACTCTTTTAAATTACCTAAAAAAGCAATCGCAGCCTTCATAACATTAATAATTATGATTATTGTAATAGAAAGCACATGGAACGTTTCAGATCGCTTACAGCGGTCAATATTTGGTGTCTCAATGGGTGTTACATTAGAAGGAGTGACAATTCAAAGACATTTAGACCATGAAATTCGTAATTTTATCGAAAGCTATGCTAGGGAAAAAAAGTTTGAAGCAGAAAATGCAAGAATTGATTCTATATGGAAGGGTATTCCAGGTATCAATGGAATAGAAGTAGATATAGAGAAGACCTTGAACAAAGCATTGTCTGCTAAAAGAAATGAAGATGTGCAATTTCAGTATCGTCAATGGGAGCCAGAAGTACAGCTTAAAGACCTAGGTGCAGTACCCATATATCGAGGTAATTCACAAAAACAGGCAATGGCGTTAATGATTAATGTTTCCTGGGGAACAGAATGGATAGAGAATATATTAGAAATTTTAGAAGAAAATAATGTTAAGGTTACATTTTTTGTTGCAGGAGACTGGGTAGAAAAAAATCATGAAATGCTTCTCCGCATCTATTTTGCAGGACATGAAATCGGTAGCCATGCTTATACTCATAGAAACATGAGCACATTAGACAAACGAGAATTAGCATGGGAAATGCAAAAAACCGATCAAATTATCCAAAAAACCTTACCGCATATTACGACTAGGTTATTCGCACCACCGTCAGGAGATTTTAACCAGCAAGTAGTCGATGTTGCTCATAGCTTGGATAAATATACTGTGCTATGGACTTTAGATACTATTGACTGGCAAAGGCCAGCACCTAGCACAATAGTCAACAGAATAGTGCCTAAAGCAGAAAATGGAGCGTTAGTCTTGATGCATCCAACTGAACCTACAGTAGAGGCATTAAAGACTATGATTCCAAAATTGTCAGAAAAGGGTTATAAACTACTTACTGTAAGTGAATTGTTATCATCACAGCGAAATGATATCGCAATACAATCTGATACCATTGGATTTCCTTGA
- a CDS encoding M16 family metallopeptidase, which translates to MIEKKTLENGVRIVVEKIPTVRSVSLGIWIGAGSRHEAKGNNGISHFIEHMMFKGTEKLTAKQIAETFDSIGGQINALTSKEYTCYYAKVIDDHFDLAIEVLADMFFNSKFDEADIDKERGVVLEELSMYEDTPDDLVHDLIGQASFGEHPLGSTILGTREVLHNLNREMIVNYISENYTANNIVITIAGNVNDSVFEKVASLFSSLKGERPKPSKNEISLLKNKVVLNKKTEQAHICLANNGYAVGDKSMYTLAIINNILGGSMSSRLFQEIREQRGLAYSVYSYHSAFYDNGMYVSYLGTSPKHVKEAIEVITSIYKDLHNNGISKEELNKAKEQLKGMLMLSLESTTSRMNRLGKNELLLEKQIDLDETIAKINEVTLEHAKDVCNQVFKDKSTIAAIGPFDDIDYN; encoded by the coding sequence TTGATTGAAAAAAAGACTTTAGAAAATGGAGTACGCATAGTAGTTGAAAAAATTCCTACGGTACGATCTGTATCCCTTGGAATTTGGATAGGAGCAGGCTCAAGGCACGAGGCTAAAGGTAATAATGGGATATCTCACTTTATTGAACATATGATGTTCAAAGGAACAGAAAAGTTGACGGCAAAACAAATTGCTGAAACCTTTGATAGCATCGGAGGACAAATCAACGCACTTACTTCTAAAGAATACACATGCTATTATGCTAAAGTGATTGATGACCACTTTGATTTGGCCATTGAAGTTCTAGCGGATATGTTCTTTAATTCTAAGTTTGACGAAGCAGATATAGATAAAGAGCGTGGAGTTGTATTAGAGGAGCTATCAATGTATGAGGATACCCCTGATGATCTGGTGCATGATTTAATTGGGCAAGCAAGCTTTGGAGAGCATCCACTAGGAAGCACAATACTAGGTACCAGGGAAGTATTACATAACCTCAACCGAGAAATGATAGTCAATTATATAAGTGAGAACTACACTGCAAATAATATAGTCATTACAATTGCAGGTAATGTTAACGACTCTGTTTTTGAAAAAGTCGCATCGTTATTCAGTTCATTAAAAGGCGAACGACCAAAACCAAGCAAAAACGAGATCAGTCTACTAAAAAACAAAGTAGTACTAAACAAAAAAACCGAGCAAGCCCATATTTGTTTGGCAAACAATGGTTATGCCGTTGGCGATAAAAGCATGTACACCTTAGCAATAATCAACAATATTTTAGGTGGCAGTATGAGTTCACGTCTGTTCCAGGAGATTCGTGAACAACGGGGATTGGCTTATTCTGTATACTCATACCACTCTGCTTTTTATGACAATGGTATGTATGTATCATATCTAGGAACTTCTCCTAAGCATGTAAAAGAAGCCATTGAAGTAATTACTTCAATATATAAAGACTTACACAATAATGGTATTTCTAAAGAAGAGCTAAATAAAGCAAAAGAGCAGTTAAAGGGAATGCTGATGTTAAGTCTAGAAAGTACAACTAGCCGGATGAATAGATTGGGTAAAAATGAACTCCTATTAGAAAAACAAATCGATTTAGACGAAACAATAGCGAAAATTAATGAAGTTACACTAGAGCATGCTAAAGATGTCTGCAACCAAGTATTCAAAGATAAAAGCACAATAGCGGCGATTGGCCCTTTTGATGACATAGATTATAACTAG
- the dut gene encoding dUTP diphosphatase, with product MENDITVRFKKLSEKVGNSVPSPFYATKGSAGVDVAACVDETIIIEPSKWVKVPTGLALEIDNTNIVGLVFPRSGLAYRNGITLQNAVGVIDSDYRGPLEILIRNEGPTPIEVKNGDRIAQLVFVPIYQVNIEFVEQLKETDRGSGGFGSTGV from the coding sequence GTGGAAAATGATATAACAGTACGCTTTAAAAAGCTATCAGAAAAAGTTGGCAATAGTGTACCAAGTCCGTTCTATGCAACAAAAGGTTCAGCAGGGGTAGACGTTGCAGCTTGCGTAGACGAAACGATAATAATAGAGCCAAGTAAATGGGTGAAAGTCCCAACAGGTTTAGCCCTGGAGATTGATAATACAAATATTGTAGGCCTGGTATTTCCGAGGAGCGGTCTAGCGTATAGGAATGGTATTACGCTGCAAAATGCAGTTGGTGTAATAGATTCAGATTATCGTGGACCACTTGAAATACTTATAAGAAATGAGGGTCCTACTCCGATAGAAGTTAAAAACGGTGACAGAATTGCACAGTTAGTCTTTGTGCCAATATATCAAGTTAACATAGAGTTTGTAGAACAGCTAAAAGAAACTGACCGCGGCAGTGGAGGCTTTGGCTCTACAGGTGTATAA
- the dpsA gene encoding dipicolinate synthase subunit DpsA: protein MLTGFRIAFIGGDARQIEVIQHCSDLDASILLFGFENLKNEFTGAIKKDITPNSFENVDAIVLPVTGIQEDGKVDSCFTNKELILTEEHFAKANKNVIVFTGIANQCLKNYCSITDKKLVELMNLNEVAISNSIPTAEGAILMAIQNTDFTIHSSSVFVLGLGRVGVTLARTLKALGAKVYLVARKPEDLARAEEMGLTPVHISKMPEYLIHADIVYNTIPALVLDASCLVKLPPHALIIDLASKPGGTDFRYAEKRGIKSILAPGLPGIVAPKTAGKIIANALARLLSEHKHQLGGEN, encoded by the coding sequence ATGCTTACAGGATTTAGAATAGCTTTTATAGGCGGCGATGCTCGCCAAATCGAAGTTATACAACATTGCTCGGACTTGGATGCTTCGATTTTATTATTTGGATTTGAAAATTTAAAAAACGAGTTTACAGGTGCGATTAAGAAGGATATAACCCCAAATTCTTTTGAGAATGTTGATGCTATTGTGTTACCTGTTACTGGTATCCAAGAAGATGGAAAAGTCGACTCATGCTTTACTAATAAAGAGTTGATATTAACAGAAGAGCATTTTGCAAAAGCAAACAAAAATGTAATTGTATTTACAGGTATTGCCAATCAGTGTTTAAAGAATTATTGTAGCATTACAGATAAAAAATTAGTTGAATTGATGAATTTAAATGAAGTAGCCATCTCAAATTCTATACCTACTGCTGAAGGTGCGATTTTAATGGCTATTCAAAATACTGATTTTACAATTCACAGCTCAAGTGTATTCGTTCTAGGCTTAGGTAGAGTAGGTGTCACCCTTGCTAGAACACTTAAAGCATTAGGTGCCAAAGTCTACTTGGTAGCAAGAAAACCTGAAGACTTAGCTAGAGCTGAGGAGATGGGACTTACACCTGTTCATATAAGTAAAATGCCAGAATATCTAATACATGCTGACATAGTATATAATACTATACCTGCATTAGTACTAGATGCTTCATGCTTAGTTAAGCTACCACCACATGCGTTAATAATAGATTTAGCCTCTAAGCCAGGTGGTACTGATTTCCGTTATGCAGAAAAACGTGGTATTAAGTCAATATTAGCTCCAGGATTGCCTGGAATCGTTGCCCCTAAAACAGCTGGTAAAATCATTGCTAATGCTTTAGCACGACTTTTATCGGAACACAAACATCAGCTTGGGGGTGAAAATTAA
- a CDS encoding dipicolinate synthase subunit B — protein MDVSGKTIGFAFTGSHCTFAKIMPILKELKNRGAEVIPIITESVKDTDTRFGKAADWIKEIEQITNNKCISTIVDAEPVGPKALLDVLVIAPCSGNTIGKLANAITDTAVLMATKAQLRNQRPVVIAVSTNDGLGLNGVNIGRLCAIKNIFMVPFGQDDPINKENSIVADMSMIIPTIEKALEYKQIQPVIVEVFSKKK, from the coding sequence ATGGATGTTTCAGGAAAAACAATTGGTTTTGCATTTACTGGATCTCATTGTACCTTTGCTAAAATAATGCCAATTTTAAAAGAATTAAAAAATAGAGGCGCTGAAGTAATACCAATTATCACAGAATCGGTGAAAGATACTGACACTAGATTTGGTAAAGCAGCTGATTGGATTAAAGAAATAGAGCAAATTACAAACAACAAATGTATTAGTACTATCGTTGATGCTGAACCAGTAGGTCCTAAAGCTCTATTAGACGTACTTGTGATAGCACCATGCTCAGGGAATACAATAGGTAAGCTGGCTAATGCTATTACAGACACAGCAGTTTTAATGGCTACTAAAGCACAATTAAGAAACCAACGTCCTGTCGTTATTGCAGTATCAACAAATGATGGTTTAGGATTGAATGGAGTAAACATTGGTAGATTATGTGCTATTAAAAATATTTTCATGGTACCTTTCGGTCAAGATGATCCAATTAATAAAGAGAATTCAATAGTTGCTGATATGAGCATGATTATTCCGACTATAGAAAAAGCTTTAGAATACAAGCAAATTCAGCCTGTTATAGTTGAAGTATTTAGTAAGAAGAAATAA
- a CDS encoding aspartate-semialdehyde dehydrogenase produces MVKEKFNVAVVGATGAVGQAMISMLESRDFPTDELRLLASKRSVGKKVMYKGKELEIQEANENAFAGIDIALFSAGGSVSKALAPAAVKSGAIVVDNTSAFRMDENVPLIVPEVNIERAKDHQGIIANPNCSTIQMVVALKPIFDKWGIKRIVVSTYQAVSGSGVEAVKELQAQAQAVLDGKTDFPKEILPVGSLPKHYQIAFNAIPQIDVFEDNGFTKEEMKMVNETQKIFEDSSIEVTPTAVRIGIVNGHSEAIYVETKEAFDMKDVVASLSNFEGLQVVDNIQEQEYPLATDVDGKLDVYVGRIRKDLYNEKGINMWVVADNLLKGAAWNAVQIAEYLTKTKEVWK; encoded by the coding sequence ATGGTAAAGGAAAAATTCAATGTAGCTGTTGTTGGGGCAACAGGAGCTGTAGGTCAAGCAATGATTTCAATGTTAGAAAGTAGAGATTTTCCAACGGATGAGCTGCGCTTGTTAGCATCAAAGAGATCAGTAGGGAAAAAAGTGATGTACAAAGGCAAAGAGCTAGAAATTCAAGAAGCAAATGAAAACGCTTTTGCAGGCATTGACATTGCATTATTTAGTGCTGGTGGCAGTGTAAGTAAAGCGTTAGCACCTGCAGCAGTTAAAAGTGGTGCGATTGTCGTTGATAACACAAGTGCTTTTAGAATGGATGAGAATGTTCCGCTTATTGTTCCCGAGGTTAATATCGAAAGGGCAAAAGATCATCAAGGAATCATAGCAAATCCAAATTGCTCTACTATTCAAATGGTTGTTGCCTTGAAACCAATTTTTGATAAGTGGGGAATTAAGCGTATTGTCGTGTCCACCTATCAAGCAGTATCAGGATCTGGAGTAGAAGCTGTTAAAGAGCTTCAAGCTCAAGCACAGGCTGTACTTGATGGCAAAACAGACTTTCCAAAAGAAATACTACCCGTTGGATCGCTGCCAAAGCATTATCAAATTGCATTTAATGCTATACCTCAAATTGATGTATTCGAGGATAACGGTTTTACTAAAGAAGAAATGAAGATGGTAAATGAAACTCAAAAAATATTTGAGGACTCCTCAATAGAAGTTACTCCTACGGCTGTACGTATAGGTATTGTAAACGGCCATTCGGAGGCAATCTATGTTGAGACAAAAGAAGCATTTGACATGAAAGATGTCGTAGCTTCCCTTTCCAACTTTGAAGGTCTACAAGTTGTAGATAATATTCAGGAACAGGAATATCCGTTAGCAACTGATGTAGATGGGAAACTTGATGTATACGTAGGACGTATCAGAAAAGATTTATATAACGAGAAGGGCATTAACATGTGGGTTGTAGCTGACAACCTATTAAAGGGTGCCGCTTGGAACGCTGTGCAAATTGCAGAATATCTTACAAAAACTAAAGAGGTTTGGAAATAA
- the dapG gene encoding aspartate kinase encodes MSIIVQKFGGSSLTSIEKREQAIGHIIRAKIEGKKVVVVVSAMGRMGDPYATDTLLSLFHYKGKNSPEKREKDLLVHCGEIISATVMANMLTQSGHQAIVLTGYQAGIQTTQEYNDAQIIDINTERIRKELFDDKIVIITGFQGVSKQGEITTLGRGGSDTTATAIGAALDADYCDIYTDVDGVMTADPRIVADAKKLNTITYHEICNLAYQGAKVIHPRAVEAAMQKKIPIRIRSTFNNGPGTIITDQKVQDINNNQKQLITSITQLDKITQIKIHADEGQYDLQMKVFRAMADNDISVDFINVNMNGVAYTVADGVTDLATNVLSTLGLKPKIERNCAKISCIGAAMTGVPGVMAKIIETLTYNNIKILQSADSHTTIWVLVKENDMAKGVKALHKAFNL; translated from the coding sequence ATGAGTATTATTGTGCAAAAATTTGGTGGATCCTCCCTTACAAGTATTGAGAAGAGGGAGCAGGCAATAGGGCATATAATCCGAGCTAAAATAGAAGGTAAGAAAGTTGTTGTCGTTGTATCTGCAATGGGGCGTATGGGTGATCCATACGCCACAGATACATTACTAAGTTTATTTCATTACAAAGGCAAAAACAGCCCAGAAAAACGCGAAAAAGATTTATTAGTTCATTGTGGTGAAATAATATCTGCTACAGTTATGGCTAATATGCTTACACAATCTGGTCACCAAGCGATAGTTTTAACTGGCTATCAGGCTGGAATTCAAACAACACAGGAGTATAATGACGCACAAATTATAGATATTAATACGGAAAGAATCAGAAAAGAGCTATTTGATGATAAAATTGTAATCATTACAGGATTTCAAGGAGTATCTAAACAGGGAGAAATAACTACCCTTGGCAGAGGTGGCAGTGATACTACCGCTACAGCCATAGGAGCAGCACTAGATGCAGACTACTGTGATATTTATACAGATGTAGATGGAGTTATGACAGCTGACCCAAGAATTGTAGCAGATGCAAAAAAACTTAATACTATTACTTATCATGAAATATGTAATTTGGCTTACCAAGGCGCTAAAGTTATACATCCCAGAGCTGTTGAAGCTGCAATGCAGAAAAAGATACCAATTAGAATTAGGTCTACATTTAATAATGGGCCTGGAACAATAATAACAGACCAAAAAGTACAAGATATAAATAACAATCAAAAGCAATTAATTACAAGCATCACACAATTAGACAAAATAACACAAATTAAAATCCATGCTGATGAAGGTCAGTACGATTTACAAATGAAGGTTTTCCGTGCGATGGCAGACAATGATATAAGTGTCGACTTTATTAACGTAAACATGAACGGTGTAGCATATACGGTTGCTGATGGAGTTACTGATTTAGCAACTAATGTTTTAAGTACACTAGGACTAAAACCGAAAATTGAGCGTAATTGTGCTAAAATATCATGTATCGGGGCAGCAATGACAGGCGTCCCTGGTGTTATGGCGAAAATTATTGAAACATTAACATATAATAATATAAAAATTTTACAATCTGCAGACTCACACACAACAATCTGGGTCTTAGTTAAAGAAAATGATATGGCAAAAGGCGTTAAGGCGTTGCATAAAGCATTTAATTTATAA
- the dapA gene encoding 4-hydroxy-tetrahydrodipicolinate synthase, whose translation MDFGRLITAMVTPFTDDLEVDYNKVNLLVDYLIEQGNDGLVVGGTTGESPNLTKAEKIKLFETVIERAQGKLKIIAGTGSNNTKESIELTQAAEKLGVDGAMLVVPYYNKPSDEGLYQHFKAIAESTKLPIMLYNVPGRTSLNMKAATVVRLAKIENICCIKEASGDLAQVTNILLGTDDKFLVYSGDDSNTLPMLAVGGHGVVSVAGHVIGNEIKAMINDYIAGNVEKAAKEHQRLMPIFEGMFITSNPVPVKAALNQKGIEVGSVRPPLVGATPEQQQFVKNLLQE comes from the coding sequence ATGGATTTTGGACGTTTAATAACGGCTATGGTAACACCTTTTACGGATGATTTAGAAGTGGATTATAATAAAGTGAATTTACTTGTAGATTATTTAATTGAGCAAGGTAACGATGGGTTAGTAGTGGGAGGCACTACTGGTGAGTCCCCTAACCTAACAAAAGCAGAAAAAATTAAGCTGTTTGAAACAGTAATAGAACGTGCACAAGGCAAGTTGAAAATCATTGCGGGAACAGGCAGTAATAACACAAAAGAATCTATAGAATTAACACAGGCGGCCGAGAAACTTGGAGTAGATGGAGCGATGCTAGTAGTACCATACTATAATAAGCCTTCTGATGAAGGACTTTATCAGCACTTCAAAGCAATTGCTGAGAGTACAAAGCTGCCTATTATGCTCTATAATGTTCCAGGCAGAACATCTTTAAATATGAAAGCAGCTACTGTTGTCCGTTTAGCTAAAATAGAAAATATATGCTGCATTAAAGAGGCAAGCGGAGATCTTGCGCAGGTAACTAATATATTATTAGGAACAGACGATAAATTTTTAGTTTATAGCGGTGACGATTCAAATACATTACCAATGTTAGCTGTAGGTGGACATGGCGTAGTCAGCGTTGCAGGTCATGTTATAGGTAACGAAATTAAAGCAATGATTAACGATTATATAGCAGGTAACGTTGAAAAAGCTGCTAAGGAACATCAAAGGTTAATGCCTATCTTTGAAGGCATGTTTATCACCTCTAACCCAGTGCCAGTAAAAGCCGCCTTAAATCAAAAAGGTATTGAAGTAGGTTCAGTAAGGCCACCATTAGTGGGAGCGACACCAGAACAACAGCAGTTTGTAAAAAACTTATTACAAGAATAA
- a CDS encoding arsenic resistance protein → MQRLFTFPSQNLHLVIPLSMILGVFLGIFVNTEQLRAIILPLTFVMVVSAMLGFPWRALFHRHGNKILCISLVINFIIVPFVAWLTITIFPLTPEMAIGFIFLAALPTSSMSIIWTVLAKGNVQAAVRMSTVGLLIGSFLLPIYLFFIVGQTIAIPLKDVFLSIVLMVILPLLISQVVQKFLAYNKYDNFQRITGYYLPNINSWLLSIIILLNISLQVEGLIQYKQQIVVLIFAFTFFYILTFSIATIISKKWFNKEDGIALVYGTAIRHLTISLGITIAAFGGITVFVITFAYVFQAQAAAWYGKIANKYIWKSAIITENSNITN, encoded by the coding sequence ATGCAGCGGCTTTTCACTTTTCCATCACAAAATCTACATCTTGTTATCCCACTTAGTATGATTTTAGGTGTATTTTTAGGAATATTTGTTAACACTGAACAATTAAGAGCAATTATATTGCCCCTTACCTTCGTTATGGTCGTATCAGCAATGTTGGGATTTCCTTGGAGAGCTTTATTTCATAGACATGGCAACAAAATTTTATGCATTTCCTTAGTAATTAATTTTATTATTGTACCATTTGTAGCCTGGTTAACAATAACAATATTTCCTTTGACACCAGAAATGGCAATTGGCTTTATATTTTTAGCAGCATTACCTACTAGTAGTATGAGTATCATATGGACCGTACTTGCAAAAGGGAATGTACAGGCTGCAGTGAGAATGAGCACAGTTGGTCTACTGATTGGTTCGTTTCTACTACCAATTTATTTATTTTTCATAGTAGGACAAACTATAGCTATACCTTTAAAAGACGTTTTTTTATCAATAGTGCTAATGGTCATTTTGCCATTATTAATATCTCAAGTTGTGCAGAAGTTCCTAGCATATAATAAATACGATAATTTTCAACGCATTACTGGTTACTATCTGCCAAACATAAATAGCTGGCTGTTATCTATTATCATTCTTTTAAATATAAGCTTACAGGTTGAAGGATTGATACAATATAAGCAGCAAATTGTCGTATTGATATTTGCATTTACATTTTTCTACATTTTAACATTTTCTATAGCTACTATAATATCTAAAAAATGGTTTAATAAAGAAGATGGTATAGCATTAGTCTATGGCACAGCAATTAGACATTTAACAATTTCCTTAGGTATTACCATAGCTGCCTTTGGTGGAATAACGGTGTTTGTAATAACCTTCGCTTATGTATTTCAAGCCCAGGCTGCAGCTTGGTATGGAAAAATTGCCAATAAATACATATGGAAATCAGCAATAATAACTGAAAATTCAAACATTACTAATTAA
- a CDS encoding ribonuclease J — protein sequence MSRNQDKLSIIPLGGVGEIGKNMFVFQYKDEIVVVDAGLKFPDEEMLGIDIVIPDYTYLIENKDKIKGLVITHGHEDHIGGVPYLLKNFSSLPIYGTKLTLGLVGNKLKEHQLSETAQLNVVNSTAKIELGKHFEIEFFHVNHSIPDATGLIIKTPEGIIVHSGDFKFDQTPVDGKVTNYQKLAELGNQNVIALLVDSTNAERPGITLSERSVGIAIDEAFRSAQQRIIVATFASNVHRLQQVIESAVKFERKVTVVGRSMINVVQIAMELGYLHVPDGVLVDIDEIDKLPGDEIVILSTGSQGEPMSALSRMARGAHRKVEVLPGDTVILAATPIPGNEKLVSKTIDLLFKCGASVTYRSVSGVHVSGHGSQEELKLMMNLVKPKHVIPIHGEYRMMRELSNIAEQVGITEEHVIKMEIGDVVEFSQGTGRITGKVPSGNVLIDGLGIGDVGNIVLRDRKLLSQDGILVVVVTLSKKDGSVLSGPDIVSRGFVYVRESEKLLEEANKVVADTLSKMNADKMSDWSSVKTNVKESLGKFLFERTRRKPMILPIIMEV from the coding sequence TTGTCTCGCAATCAAGACAAGCTTTCTATCATCCCTTTGGGCGGAGTAGGGGAAATAGGAAAAAATATGTTTGTATTCCAGTATAAGGATGAAATTGTTGTAGTAGATGCTGGACTTAAATTTCCAGATGAGGAAATGCTGGGGATAGATATTGTTATTCCTGATTACACTTATTTAATAGAAAATAAGGATAAAATTAAAGGCTTAGTTATTACCCATGGTCATGAAGACCATATTGGAGGAGTTCCGTATTTATTAAAAAACTTCTCGTCATTGCCTATTTATGGAACTAAACTAACCTTAGGCCTAGTTGGAAACAAACTTAAGGAGCACCAACTTAGTGAAACTGCACAGTTAAATGTTGTTAATAGCACTGCAAAAATAGAGCTTGGAAAACACTTTGAAATTGAATTTTTCCATGTTAACCATAGTATTCCAGATGCTACAGGACTTATTATTAAAACTCCTGAAGGTATAATTGTTCATTCAGGAGATTTCAAATTTGATCAAACGCCTGTAGATGGTAAAGTTACCAATTATCAAAAGCTTGCAGAATTAGGGAATCAGAATGTTATTGCTTTGCTAGTAGATAGCACAAATGCAGAGCGTCCAGGAATTACACTATCTGAACGAAGTGTAGGGATAGCAATCGATGAAGCTTTCCGCTCTGCTCAGCAAAGAATAATAGTTGCAACATTTGCTTCTAATGTGCATAGACTTCAACAGGTAATTGAGTCAGCTGTAAAGTTTGAGAGAAAAGTTACTGTAGTTGGACGAAGTATGATTAATGTCGTTCAAATTGCAATGGAGTTAGGCTACTTACACGTGCCAGATGGTGTACTTGTAGATATTGATGAAATAGATAAACTGCCTGGAGACGAAATTGTTATTTTATCAACAGGTAGTCAAGGTGAGCCGATGTCAGCATTAAGCAGAATGGCTAGGGGTGCACATCGTAAAGTAGAAGTATTGCCTGGAGACACTGTGATTTTAGCAGCAACACCAATTCCAGGAAATGAAAAACTTGTTTCAAAAACAATAGATTTATTATTTAAGTGTGGAGCTTCAGTTACATATCGCTCAGTATCTGGGGTGCATGTTTCAGGACATGGAAGCCAAGAAGAACTTAAGCTAATGATGAATTTAGTAAAGCCTAAGCATGTTATTCCAATTCATGGTGAATACCGTATGATGAGGGAGTTATCTAATATAGCCGAGCAAGTGGGCATTACTGAAGAACATGTGATAAAAATGGAAATTGGTGATGTAGTAGAATTTTCTCAAGGTACTGGACGCATAACAGGCAAGGTTCCTTCAGGGAATGTATTAATCGATGGACTTGGTATTGGAGACGTTGGAAACATCGTATTACGAGACCGTAAGCTATTGTCTCAAGACGGTATTTTAGTCGTTGTTGTTACTTTAAGTAAGAAAGATGGATCTGTCCTTTCTGGTCCTGATATTGTGTCTAGAGGATTTGTATACGTCAGAGAGTCAGAAAAACTTTTGGAAGAGGCTAATAAGGTGGTTGCTGACACACTTTCAAAAATGAATGCCGATAAAATGAGTGACTGGTCTTCTGTCAAAACAAATGTAAAAGAATCACTTGGTAAATTCTTATTTGAGAGAACTAGAAGAAAACCGATGATACTACCAATAATTATGGAAGTATAA